GGAGTATTTTATGCTGCGATCGCTCAAACAAAAGTTGGCATTAGTTATCTTATTAGCGTTTTCCTTGATCCTATGGCCTCATCATGCTTTTGCTTTAGTTCCCACAGAAAGCCAATTCACCACCGCTGTTGGTGCTTGTGAAGCTGTAATCTCCATTAAAAAAGGCACAAACCCCGGCAATGTCAGGTTACAGCCGGGACAGACTTATCAAATCGTTGGTCAAAATAAAGATAACCCTTCTCACTACCTGCTAGAAATTGCCAGTGCCAGCCCTTCTCGGCGTTGGGTTCCTACTAGTTGCGTTAGTGCCGATGGTTTGCCTACTGATACCACAGGAAAGATACCGCCTGTAATTCCTGTAGCTGTAGGTAATGACTATTTACTAGCGGTAAGTTGGCAACCAGCTTTCTGTGAGTCTAAACCTGAAAAAACTGAGTGCAAAAATTTAGCGAAAAATCCCAACCGTCCCGAAGCTACCAATTTCGCTTTACATGGTTTGTGGCCTCAGCCTGAATCTAATATTTACTGTGGAGTCAGTCAGAGTGATATCACCTTTGATAAAGCCAGTGCTTGGTCAAAGTTACCGGCCGTAGAAACAGAACTTTCGCCTGAGACTTGGGAAAAGTTACAAGTAGTTATGCCGGGAACTGCTTCCAATTTGCAAAGGCATGAATGGATTAAGCATGGTACTTGCTATCAAGGTACACCAGAGGAATATTTTACTGAGTCCATTGCCCTAATCGATGCCTTTAACAAATCTCCCATTCAAGCATTAGTAGCTAGTAGTATTGGTCGCCAAGTTACCCTCAAAGATATTGATCAGGCCTTGTCGTCTTTGGGTGTGAATGCTGGGGACAAGATAGAAGTCAAATGCACCAATGCAGTATTAGGTGAACTTTGGGTTAACCTCAGAGGCGATATTACCCCTAACACTTTAATTAGTGACTTGTTAACCAATAGCCCAAAAGCCAAACTTGAGAAGTTCAAGTCTTGCTTAATTGACGATGCGCGTAATTAATTAAAGTTGTTGGGTTAAGTATAAAAGATAAAGGCGATCGCTATGTGTGATGCGATCGCCCAATCAAAAAAATATTTTTATATAAAATTCTGGCTAACTTGCTGACTTCAACCCATCCAAAGCTAAGTTCAATTTCAAAACATTAACTCCTGGTTCACCAAAAATACCTAGAAAGCGACCATCAGTATTTTGAGCAATCAAAGTTTCTAACCGCTGGGGTTGGAGTCCTCGCACTTTGGCTACACGGTTAACTTGTGCTTTGGCAGCTTCCGGGGTAATGTGGGGGTCGAGGCTAGAACCAGAAGTGTAAACTAAATCGGCGGTAGGTTGGATACCTGCTTTTTTTAACCGATTTAAATCACCTTCAACACGTTTGCTGGGGTCAGGATCATCTTTACCTTTGATACGTTCTATTAATGCTGAATTACTTGGGGCTAAATTACTCGCACCCGAAACCCCAGTTTTTAACACTCCCGCTTCATCTTTTTTCGGGTCAGCAGTGCTGTAACTGGTGGTACTAGAACGACTATTAAAATATCTTTCGGAAGTGAAAGGTTGACCAATTAAACTAGAGCCAATTACTTGACCTTGGTTATTTTTAATCAGGCTACCATTGACTTGAAATGGCAAAATAATCTGTCCAACACCGATCATCACAAAGGGATAAATAATAGCGCCAATTACCCAAAGAACTAAAGTAGAACGAATGGCTCGGTTAACTTCGCGTGCAAAACTCATTAGAATTTCTCCGGGACAAACATAACAAAAAATAAATAAGTAGAAAGGCTCAAAGTTACTAGTCCTAACAGACCTAATGACCAAGCTTGAAAATGGGAAAAACTTTCTCCGGTGGCGGCATAAACCACAGGTGCGATCGCCAGATTCAAACACATTCCCAAAAAGATATATAAGGGCAGTTTTGGAATGCGGTAATCAGCCATATAATCAATTATCTCCGCCAATATTTGAGGTAAACGAAAAGATTTCATAACATTGATGAGTCGTTAAAAATTAAGAAAAAGGTAAGATGACATCAATTAATTTAATGGCAATAAAAGGTGCAACAATTCCGCCCAAACCATAAATGAAAATGTTGCGTCTTAATAATTGATCTGCTGTCAGGGGACGGAATTTAACTCCCGTCAGTGCTAACGGAATCAGTACCGGAATAATTAAGGCGTTGTAAATTAGGGCTGAGATAATGGCTGATTGAGCGCTTTTCAGTCCCATAATGTTGAGTGCGCCAATTCCCGCCGCCGCAAAGATAGTGGGAATAATGGCGAAATACTTAGCAATATCATTGGCAATAGAAAAAGTAGTTAACGCCCCACGGGTAATAAGTAACTGTTTACCAATAGTGACCAAATCAATTAATTTGGTGGGGTCAGAATCTAAATCCACCATGTTAGCGGCTTCTTTAGCTGCTTGCGTCCCAGAGTTCATTGCTAAACCTACGTTGGCTTGGGCTAATGCGGGTGCATCATTAGTACCATCTCCGGTCATTGCTACTAACTTACCTTGAGATTGTTCGGCGCGAATTACACCAATTTTGTCTTCTGGTGTGGCTTCAGCGATAAAATCATCAACACCTGCTTCTTGAGCAATCACACCAGCCGTAATGCGGTTATCACCTGTGAGCATAATTGTCTTGACACCCATCCGCCGGAGTTGATCGAATCTTTCACGCAAACCGGGTTTAACAATATCTTTGAGATAGATAACCCCAAAAATTTGGTCATCTTGACAAACGGCTAAGGGTGTACCGCCTAACCGCGAAACTCGCTCATAAGCTGCATCAACATCACTAGCAATATGGCCTCCACGAGAGCGAACAAAGCTTTTAATTGCATCTACCGCCCCTTTACGGACTTGTTTACTGTTGGGGAGATTTGTCCCACTCATCCGGGTTTTGGCAGAAAATTCGACACCTTCTGCTTGGTTGATATCGAAATCTACACCAACGTGATAAGTATCTGCCAGTTTGACAATTGATCTACCTTCTGGTGTTTCATCAAATACACTGGCAGCACGGGCAACTCTGGCGACATCTTCGATTGTGTAACTGTTAACAGGGATAAACTCATCCGCCATCCGGTTGCCCAAGGTGATTGTGCCTGTTTTATCTAGCACTAGGGTATTGATATCACCACAGGCTTCGACGGCGCGTCCAGAGGTGGCAATCACATTAAATTGCGCTACTCTATCCATCCCCGCAATTCCGATCGCACTCAGCAAACCGCCTATAGTTGTCGGTATCAATGCAACTAACAAGGAAATCAAAATCGCCACACTCGCACCCGCCCGTAAGCTGTTGCTGGCTTCTGTACCAAATACCGTACTGATAAAGTGAGCAATAAAGTTAACAAAGGGCGGCATCGTTGCTACCACAATTAAAAACACTTGGGTTAACACGGCTAACAATACTGTTAAGGCAATTTCATTCGGTGTTTTAGTGCGTTCTGCGCCTTCTACTAAAGAAATCATCCGGTCAATAAAGCCCTTACCAGGATCAGCTGTAATCCGAATTGTTAATTCATCAGAAAGTAAGCGCGTACCGCCTGTAACTGAACTGGCAATATCTGTACCTGGTTGTTTGAGTACCGGGGCTGATTCTCCGGTGATGGCTGACTCATCTACAGAACCAAGACCTTGAATCACTTCGCCATCGGCGGGAATCATGTTATTAGCTACTACTTTGACTAAATCGCCGCGTCGCAGTTCTGTAGAATTAACTGTTTGAATTGAACCATCAGGAAGAATTTTACTCGCAACGGTATCAGAACGGGTGGAGCGCAAGGAATCAGCCTGGGCTTTACCGCGTCCTTCAGCTACAGCTTCGGCAAAGTTGGCAAAGACAACGGTGAAAAACAGAATAAGTGTAATTAAACCGTTTAATAAGCGTTGTTGATTAACATCTGCTTGAATTGTGCCGAATAAATTGGGGTCGAGGGTAACGAGGAAGGTAACAATTGTTCCTACCCAGACGATAAACATGACTGGGTTACGAACAGCTATTTTGGGATGGAGTTTGACAAATGACTCTTTAATCGCTCTTTGGTAGAGTCCCCGCATATCTGTTTTGGGGGTATGTTTGCGCGAGTCACGGGTTCCTTGAGGAAGACGAGGTGTTGTGTTGGTTTTCATAGAAAGAGGAATTTTTTCACGCAGAGACGCAAAGGCGCAAAGGAGTATTGAGTTAGCCGATGCCTTTGGCTATCCAGAAGGCTTCACCGATGGGGCCGAAGGCGAGGACGGGAAAGAATGTGAGTGCGCCGAGAATTAAAATTACGCCTGCGGTTACGCCTGTAAACAGTCCGGTGTCGGTGCGTAATGTGCCAACTGTGAAGGGGACTTGGGGTTTGCGAGACATACTATCAGCCAGTAAGAGTAAGCCGATGATGGGGATATAGCGTCCGGCGAGGAGGCTGAAGCAAGTACTGAGGTTCCACCAGAGGGCGGTTGCGGTGGTTTTTGCCCCTGCTGCAATGGCGATGGGTGATGGTTGGGAGTCACCTAAGCCTTCAAAGCCTGAACCGTTGTTAGCCGCAGCCGAAGCATATTCATAAAGGACTTGGGCAAAGCCATGAAAGCCAGGGTTACTGATTCCTGCTAGTTGGTCGGGGAAGGCTAAAGCAATACCGGCAGGAATCATAATGGAGATGGGGTGAACTAAGAGAATCAAGAAACTCGCTAGTACTACCTCGCGCTTTTCGATTTTGCGTCCGAGAAATTCTGGTGTGCGTCCTACCATTAAGCCTGTGACGAATACTGCCAAGATGAGGTAGGCAAATAAATAAGCTGTACCTGTGCCTTGTCCACCCCAAATGATTTGTAAAAACATATTGGAGAGGGTGACAAAACCACCGTTGGGCATGAAGGAGTCATGTAAACTGTTGACTGCGCCGCACATGGTTCCGGTGGTACTGACGGCAAATAAGGCTGATTGCGCCCAGCCAAACCGGATTTCTTTACCTTCTAAGTTGGGTTGGGTACTACCTAAGAGTGCGTTAACTGCGGGGTTGCCGTTATATTCACCAATGGCTGTGATGATAATAAATACGATGTAAATTACACCCACCATCCCGTAGACTAACCAGGCTTGTTTGGTGTTGTTGGCAAACAAGCCGTAGGTATAAATCAAGGACGTGGGAATTGATAACATCGCCACAATTTGAATTAAGTTAGAAAATCCGTTGGGATTTTCAAAGGGATGGGCTGAGTTGATGGCAAAAAAGCCGCCGCCGTTTTCTCCGAGTTGTTTGATGATTTCAAAATGGGCAACGGGGCCAAGGGCGATCGCTTGACTTACACTAGAATCTTCTAAAGTCGGGAATACAACTGGCCCTGCCAAGGTTTCGGGAACACCAGCCACCATCAAAGCAATTCCACCAACAATACAAATAGGTAATAAAATTCGCGTAATTGAGCGAATCAAATCTACATAAAAGTTACCTAATGGTCTACCTGTTAATCCACGAATAAAAGCAATTCCCACTGCTAAACCAGTGGCGGCTGAGGTGAACATGTGATAACCAAGTCCCCACATTTGACTGGCGTAACTCAGATATGTTTCACCAGAATAATGTTGTTGGTTGGTGTTAGTAATAAAGGAAATTGTTGTGTGTAGGGCTGTATCCCAAGTTGGTGCAGGGATTTTGGTTGGGTTAAAGGGTAGCCATCCTTGATTCATAATAATCAAAAATATCAGCAAACCCATGACGATATTGCTGTAGAGAATGGCTCTGGCGTATTGCCAGCCTGTCATTTCTGCTTTAGTTTGTACCCCAACTAAAGTGTAAAGTATACGTTCAATTGGGTTTAAAATAGGGTCGATAAATGTGCTGCGTTCTTGGTAAACACGCGCCATATATCGCCCAAAAAATGGAGTTATGGCTACTACAATAAGTAGCGTTAGTCCAATTTGAATCCATCCTTGGAGCATAAATATTAATTATTTAGACAGTTTGTAATTACTGGGATTAATTTAGATCATCGATTTTTTATGAGGGAAAAACAAGAGATAGAAGATATAAATTTCTACATATTTTTGAAATATACAGCGTTTATTTTTTCTATATCTAGCGTTTAGTTAGCTACTAAACGCCGAGTTGAAACAACAAATCAGATCCCCAACTTCTTAAAGAAGTCGGGGATATAAACCTCTATAGTTTTAGTATATTAAATATAATTTTAGAGAATCTTACTTAAATTAAATGAGGTTATTTACCGAAAATATACTAGCTAATAACTCACGATTTGGCAGATTTATCATCATATTCGGTCTGTTTATTGGTGTGATGGTGATGGAGTTTAAGACACCAACAGAATATGTATTTGGATATCTGTATACAGGCGCAATCTTATTAACAAACTATTGGTTTGGGGGTATGGCAACTTTTCAGGCGACTGTAGTTGCTGTGTGCTTAACTCTGTTGAATCTGGTTGTACCAGACAATGAATTAGTTAAGGTATCTACGGTCGCCAGTCGATTAATTGCGGCGATGGCGTTAATTGTGACTGGTATTTTAAGTGATCGCCTGCGTCGTTCTCAAGAGGCGATCGCAGTAACTCGCGCTAAGTTAGAATCACAAGCGGAATTGGTCAAGGTACGAGAAGATTTTGCTTCTACTCTTACCCATGATTTAAAAACACCGTTGTTAGGGGCGATTGAAACTATCAAAGCTTTTCAACAAGAAAAATTCGGCCCAGTTGTACCAATGCAGCAACAAGTCTTATCGACAATGGCACGTAGTCACCAGACTTCTCTACAACTGGTAGAAACACTTTTAGATGTTTATCGCAACGATACCGAAGGTTTAAAGCTGGACTTAGCACCAGTAGATTTAACTATCTTGGCAGAAGAAGCAGCTGGTGATTTGATGGATTTAGCTGCAAATCGTCGTGTTCATCTGTCGGTAAGTTATAGCGATTCTAATTGGCGACAATCATTGTGGGTGTATGGTGATGCGTTGCAACTGCATCGGGTATTTAATAATCTGTTAGTGAATGCCATTAATCACTCCCGCCGTGGTGGGAAGGTGGAAGTTTTTTTAGAACCGCAAACTTCTTATCAAGTTGTGAAAATTTTAGATACAGGTGCGGGTATTCAACCAGAACAGTTTTCTCACTTATTTGAAAGATTTTATCAAGGTCATAGCGATCGCCAAGCTAAAGGTTCAGGTTTAGGGCTTTATTTATCTCGGCAAATTATTGAAGCCCACGGGGGTATAATCTGGGCAGAGAACAAAGTGCCGACTGGTGCTGTGTTTGCTTTTAGACTACCTGTTTATCCATTTCCATCTCCGCCAACTGCGTGAAATGTCTTCTACCCCAATCAAAATTCTACTAGTTGAAGATGATGAACTTTTTCGCTTAGGTTTGCAAGTACGGTTGCAACAAGAACCTGGGTTAGAAATTATTGCTGAGACGGAAGATGGTGAAACAGCTATTGAGTTAGTCAAAGAACATCCTCTAGATATTGTGTTGTTAGATGTGGGTTTACCGGGAATTGGTGGAATTGAAACTTGTAGACAAATTAAGCAGCAAAATCCTGCACTGCCAATTTTAATTCTCACTTCCCACTCGCAAAAGCCTTTAATTTTCAAGTTAATTGAAGCAGGCGCTCAAGGTTATTGCCTGAAAGGCATTGCTGCGGAAAAATTAGTTTTAGCATTGCGTTCTGTGGCGGCTGGCGCTTCTTGGTGGGATGAAACTGCAACAAGAGAAATTCGTTCTTCTTTTGTTTCTGAACTGCCTCAATTAGAAAATATCTCCAAGATTGTCAATCCATTAACTCAGCGTGAACAAGAAATTTTATCGCTGTTAGCAGCAGGTAAAACCAATCAAGAAATTGCAGTTGCACTATATATTGCACCGGGAACAGTGCGAGTGCATATTCATGCCATTTTACAAAAGTTAGAGGCGAGCGATCGCACCCAAGCAGTGATGATTGCTTTAAAAAAAGGTTTAATCAAAAACGACATGATTGGGAAAGATCATCTGTCATAGGTATTACATAACTGGCAGAATAAAAAGTCCAATGTCAATGGTCAAAAAGCAGACTTTTCTGGACTATTTACAGCTTCAAGCATAAATCTATGAGATGCAGTTTTAGTCTTAATTTAGCAAAATCCACACCTAAAAGTATTCGGTTACACTCACAATCCCTTCAGGTAGCTTGTTAGCCTAGAGAAGTAATTAGCTAACCAAATATTAGTTGAAAAATTGGCAATAAAACCGCACATTCATGCCAAAAAAGAATTCATTTTTAGTAATAGGACTATCATTTTTAGCTTTTATCATGGTTCTACTCACAAATTCTTTTGCTAGTACTCATCCGATCGCCGGACTCTATGTGTTTGGCGACAGTCTATCGGATGCAGGTAAGGTATTTCAAGCAACAGGGGGAATGTACCCCCCTAGTCCAACATACTTTCAGGGGCGTTACTCTAATGGTCGGGTGTGGATTGAATATCTTGCCGATCGCCTGCATCTATCCAGTCAGCAAACTAACAATTTTGCTTACGGAGGTGCAACTACTGGTAATGTGGGCAACAATTATGTCCCGAACTTATTAACTCAAATCAAGTCATTTACTCAGACACATCAAAAGACTAATTCAAATGCCTTATATGTAGTTTGGGCGGGGGCGAATGATTATTTACAAGGAGTAAATAATGTAAATGTCCCAATTGAAAATGTCACACAAGCGATCGCTTCTTTAACTGATGTCGGTGCGAAAAAATTTCTGGTGGCGAATCTACCAGATTTAGGCAAGTTACCAGCAACAAGCAGCAACACAAATTCCTTCAATCTGAGTTCATTAACCCAAGCACATAATCAAGGCTTAAGGCGATCGCTGAAGATACTAAGCCAGCAGCATCCTGACTTAGAGATTGTCAGTTTGGATGCTAACACCTTGTATCGCAATGCGATCGCTAATCCGGCTGCATTTGGTTTGACTAATGTTAGCAGTTCATGTTTATCTGGTTCTCAAGTATGTGGTAATCCCGACCAGTTTTTATTTTGGGATGGTATTCATCCCACAACTATGGCGCACCGCATCATTGGGGAAACAGCTTTTTCGGCAATTCAAGAAGCCGGAATCTCTACTTATTCCCGCACACCAACCCAAACTTAATTAACCCACGTTCATAACCGCGACCCATTAATCCCAGTGCTAAGGCTCCTTGAATGGTACTCCAGCCAGAACGCAACAACCCAAAAATGGCACTGGGGGTGAATGCGGAATCAATAACTATATTCCAAAATGGTGCAACCGCAACTGACCAATCAGCAGTGCGGATATTTTTTAATGGTAATTGATGGGCGATCGCTTCATACTCCGGTAACGAAATCACATAAGGCAAACAATACACGCGGTAAATATCTTGCAAATGCTTTTGTTCATCTGCTGTTAGTGGCGTTTCATCCGTAGCGCGATGGCACCAAGTCGCCATAATTAAAGTACCACCTGGTTTTAATACGCGATAACACTCCTGCAAAAATTTAGTTTTATCAGGCATGTGTTCGCCACTTTCCAGCGACCAAACCAAGTCAAAACTATCATCTGCAAAAGGCATTGCTTGAGCATCAGCCACTAAAAACTTACTTCTCAGATTTAACAGCATTTCTTGGGCGCGTTCTGTTGCTCTCGCCGCCTGCACAGGACTTAAAGTAATACCTGTAGCTCTAGCATGAAACTTTTCTGCCAAGTATAAAGAACTACCGCCAATACCACAGCCCACATCTAAAATGTTAGTTGCTGTTTCTACATCTGCCCAACGAAGTATTTCTTCAATTAAATCAATTTGCGCTTGACGGCGCTCTTTTTTTTGCGTTCCATCCGCACCGTAAAAACCGTGGTGCATGTGTTCGCCCCAAATTTCTTCCCATAAACCCGAAGAAGCATCGTAAAACTGCTGAATTTGCTGATATAGTGTTGTACTCATAAAACAAATAATGTTAAGACAAGACAGAGTTTAAATAAACATACTGGTAGGCTACCATGTGTGTTTTTAATTAAATCAGGATGTTTTTCTTTTCCAGGAAAGAGTCAAAGCTTAGATGATGTTTGCCAAAATGCAAATTCTACTAAAAACCCCTCTCCAAACCTCTCTCCTTTTAGGGGCTGCCGTGTACACACAAGTAATCTGATCCCCCTAAATCCCCCTTAAAAAGGGGGACTTTAACTCCTGTTCCCCCCCTTTTCAAGGGGGGTTAGGGGGGATCGAAACGCTGTTGGGCGACTTTCTAAGACTTGTGTGTACACCGTAAGCCTTTTAGGGGAGAGGCTTTGATTTCTCCCCCTTCCATCGTAGGGAAGGGGCTAGGGGGTTAGGTTTCCAAACTTTCCTCAGACCCTCCCTGGAATAATTTAGAGGCTCTACCTTAATATGACTGTTTCGCGGACAATTTGTTTGGGTTTTCTGGCTGTCATCACTGTCGGGACTATTTTGTTGATGCTGCCGATTTCAACTAGCGATGGAAGTTGGAATAATTTAGTTGTGGCGTTATTCACCTCAACATCTGCTGTTTGTGTAACTGGCTTGTCAGTAGTTGACCCTGGGACTTATTTTTCTTTTTGGGGTCAACTGTTTATTGCACTGCTAGTTCAAATTGGTGGGTTGGGATATATGACAACTACTACCTTTTTGATTTTGCTCATTGGACGCAGATTTGATATGCGACAAAAAATTGCAATTCAGCAAGCTTTAGATAGGCCAGGAATGCAAGGTAGCGCCCAAGTCATTCGCTCAATTATTGCCACTACTTTAATTTTTGAAATTACAGGCGTATTTCTACTGTTGCCTGCTTTTGTGCCGAACTATGGTTGGTCACAAGGATTGTGGTTAGCGATTTTTCATAGTGTTAATTCTTGGAATAACGCAGGTTTTAGTTTGTTTAAAGATAACTTGATTGGTTATCAAACATCTGGGTTAGTTGTTTTCACCGTGACTACATTAATTATTTTTGGTGGCATTGGTTATCAAGTAATTTTAGAAATGTACCTTTGGTTGCGCGATCGCTTCCTCAAACAGAAGACAGCTTTAGTACTTTCTTTAGATTTTAAAGTTGCTACCAGCACAACTATAATTCTTTTGTTTGTTGGAACAATTGCTTTTTTATGTATAGAATTTAGAAATCCTGAAACCTTTGGTAAACTAGATTTCGGTGGACAATTATTAGTGGCATGGTTCCAATCTGTTACCCCTAGAACTGCCGGATTTAACACTATTGATATTAGTAAGATGACCACTGCTGGTCTATTTATTACCATAGCGCTGATGTTTATTGGTGCTAGTCCTGGTGGTACAGGCGGCGGTATGAAAACTGCAACTTTGCGAGTTCTTACTAGTTGTACAAAAGCAATTCTTCAAGGTAAAGAAGAAGTTTTATTATATGACCGCAAGATAGCCATAAATTTAATTTTGAAAGCAGTTGGGGTTTTAGTTGGTTCTGTAGCTACTGTAGTTTTGGCAACTATCATTATCTCCTTAACAGAGCCAAAATTAGATTTTATTCAAATTTTATTTGAAGTAGTATCTGCTTTTGCTACTGTTGGTCTTTCTACAGGTATTACAGCTAGTGTTTCCAGCGCAGCCAAGCTGATTTTAATTATTACGATGTATATAGGCAGAGTTGGAGTTTTATTACTAATGTCAGCTATTTTAGGCGACCCTCGTCCTAGTAGAATTCACTATCCTGAAGAAAATTTATTAGTAGGATAATCTAGTAAAAATCTAGAAGCTAACATCCCCGACTTCTTAAAGAAGTCGGGGATGTTTTTTGTGCGTAACGAAAACTTACTGGTGAGATAACCGCACTTAGTATCAATGTCATTAACTTAAACTGATAAAATATAAAACACTAGGCAAAAAATAAAAATTGTTACTTTAAGTTAGA
This window of the Nostoc sp. HK-01 genome carries:
- a CDS encoding potassium-transporting ATPase subunit A, whose amino-acid sequence is MLQGWIQIGLTLLIVVAITPFFGRYMARVYQERSTFIDPILNPIERILYTLVGVQTKAEMTGWQYARAILYSNIVMGLLIFLIIMNQGWLPFNPTKIPAPTWDTALHTTISFITNTNQQHYSGETYLSYASQMWGLGYHMFTSAATGLAVGIAFIRGLTGRPLGNFYVDLIRSITRILLPICIVGGIALMVAGVPETLAGPVVFPTLEDSSVSQAIALGPVAHFEIIKQLGENGGGFFAINSAHPFENPNGFSNLIQIVAMLSIPTSLIYTYGLFANNTKQAWLVYGMVGVIYIVFIIITAIGEYNGNPAVNALLGSTQPNLEGKEIRFGWAQSALFAVSTTGTMCGAVNSLHDSFMPNGGFVTLSNMFLQIIWGGQGTGTAYLFAYLILAVFVTGLMVGRTPEFLGRKIEKREVVLASFLILLVHPISIMIPAGIALAFPDQLAGISNPGFHGFAQVLYEYASAAANNGSGFEGLGDSQPSPIAIAAGAKTTATALWWNLSTCFSLLAGRYIPIIGLLLLADSMSRKPQVPFTVGTLRTDTGLFTGVTAGVILILGALTFFPVLAFGPIGEAFWIAKGIG
- a CDS encoding periplasmic sensor signal transduction histidine kinase; this encodes MRLFTENILANNSRFGRFIIIFGLFIGVMVMEFKTPTEYVFGYLYTGAILLTNYWFGGMATFQATVVAVCLTLLNLVVPDNELVKVSTVASRLIAAMALIVTGILSDRLRRSQEAIAVTRAKLESQAELVKVREDFASTLTHDLKTPLLGAIETIKAFQQEKFGPVVPMQQQVLSTMARSHQTSLQLVETLLDVYRNDTEGLKLDLAPVDLTILAEEAAGDLMDLAANRRVHLSVSYSDSNWRQSLWVYGDALQLHRVFNNLLVNAINHSRRGGKVEVFLEPQTSYQVVKILDTGAGIQPEQFSHLFERFYQGHSDRQAKGSGLGLYLSRQIIEAHGGIIWAENKVPTGAVFAFRLPVYPFPSPPTA
- a CDS encoding type 11 methyltransferase, with product MSTTLYQQIQQFYDASSGLWEEIWGEHMHHGFYGADGTQKKERRQAQIDLIEEILRWADVETATNILDVGCGIGGSSLYLAEKFHARATGITLSPVQAARATERAQEMLLNLRSKFLVADAQAMPFADDSFDLVWSLESGEHMPDKTKFLQECYRVLKPGGTLIMATWCHRATDETPLTADEQKHLQDIYRVYCLPYVISLPEYEAIAHQLPLKNIRTADWSVAVAPFWNIVIDSAFTPSAIFGLLRSGWSTIQGALALGLMGRGYERGLIKFGLVCGNK
- a CDS encoding ribonuclease T2, which translates into the protein MLRSLKQKLALVILLAFSLILWPHHAFALVPTESQFTTAVGACEAVISIKKGTNPGNVRLQPGQTYQIVGQNKDNPSHYLLEIASASPSRRWVPTSCVSADGLPTDTTGKIPPVIPVAVGNDYLLAVSWQPAFCESKPEKTECKNLAKNPNRPEATNFALHGLWPQPESNIYCGVSQSDITFDKASAWSKLPAVETELSPETWEKLQVVMPGTASNLQRHEWIKHGTCYQGTPEEYFTESIALIDAFNKSPIQALVASSIGRQVTLKDIDQALSSLGVNAGDKIEVKCTNAVLGELWVNLRGDITPNTLISDLLTNSPKAKLEKFKSCLIDDARN
- a CDS encoding potassium-transporting ATPase subunit B gives rise to the protein MKTNTTPRLPQGTRDSRKHTPKTDMRGLYQRAIKESFVKLHPKIAVRNPVMFIVWVGTIVTFLVTLDPNLFGTIQADVNQQRLLNGLITLILFFTVVFANFAEAVAEGRGKAQADSLRSTRSDTVASKILPDGSIQTVNSTELRRGDLVKVVANNMIPADGEVIQGLGSVDESAITGESAPVLKQPGTDIASSVTGGTRLLSDELTIRITADPGKGFIDRMISLVEGAERTKTPNEIALTVLLAVLTQVFLIVVATMPPFVNFIAHFISTVFGTEASNSLRAGASVAILISLLVALIPTTIGGLLSAIGIAGMDRVAQFNVIATSGRAVEACGDINTLVLDKTGTITLGNRMADEFIPVNSYTIEDVARVARAASVFDETPEGRSIVKLADTYHVGVDFDINQAEGVEFSAKTRMSGTNLPNSKQVRKGAVDAIKSFVRSRGGHIASDVDAAYERVSRLGGTPLAVCQDDQIFGVIYLKDIVKPGLRERFDQLRRMGVKTIMLTGDNRITAGVIAQEAGVDDFIAEATPEDKIGVIRAEQSQGKLVAMTGDGTNDAPALAQANVGLAMNSGTQAAKEAANMVDLDSDPTKLIDLVTIGKQLLITRGALTTFSIANDIAKYFAIIPTIFAAAGIGALNIMGLKSAQSAIISALIYNALIIPVLIPLALTGVKFRPLTADQLLRRNIFIYGLGGIVAPFIAIKLIDVILPFS
- a CDS encoding two component transcriptional regulator, LuxR family protein translates to MSSTPIKILLVEDDELFRLGLQVRLQQEPGLEIIAETEDGETAIELVKEHPLDIVLLDVGLPGIGGIETCRQIKQQNPALPILILTSHSQKPLIFKLIEAGAQGYCLKGIAAEKLVLALRSVAAGASWWDETATREIRSSFVSELPQLENISKIVNPLTQREQEILSLLAAGKTNQEIAVALYIAPGTVRVHIHAILQKLEASDRTQAVMIALKKGLIKNDMIGKDHLS
- a CDS encoding GDSL family lipase, yielding MPKKNSFLVIGLSFLAFIMVLLTNSFASTHPIAGLYVFGDSLSDAGKVFQATGGMYPPSPTYFQGRYSNGRVWIEYLADRLHLSSQQTNNFAYGGATTGNVGNNYVPNLLTQIKSFTQTHQKTNSNALYVVWAGANDYLQGVNNVNVPIENVTQAIASLTDVGAKKFLVANLPDLGKLPATSSNTNSFNLSSLTQAHNQGLRRSLKILSQQHPDLEIVSLDANTLYRNAIANPAAFGLTNVSSSCLSGSQVCGNPDQFLFWDGIHPTTMAHRIIGETAFSAIQEAGISTYSRTPTQT
- a CDS encoding K+ transporting ATPase, KdpC subunit yields the protein MSFAREVNRAIRSTLVLWVIGAIIYPFVMIGVGQIILPFQVNGSLIKNNQGQVIGSSLIGQPFTSERYFNSRSSTTSYSTADPKKDEAGVLKTGVSGASNLAPSNSALIERIKGKDDPDPSKRVEGDLNRLKKAGIQPTADLVYTSGSSLDPHITPEAAKAQVNRVAKVRGLQPQRLETLIAQNTDGRFLGIFGEPGVNVLKLNLALDGLKSAS
- a CDS encoding K+-transporting ATPase subunit F is translated as MKSFRLPQILAEIIDYMADYRIPKLPLYIFLGMCLNLAIAPVVYAATGESFSHFQAWSLGLLGLVTLSLSTYLFFVMFVPEKF